Below is a window of Synechococcus sp. RSCCF101 DNA.
GATGGTGGGGCTGCCGATGCGGGCAGCTGTGTGATCGAGGCCGATGCCTACGTCAGTGCTCTGCCGGTGGATCCCTTCAAGCTGCTCCTGCCGGAGTCCTGGTCAGCCATGCCCTTCTTCAAGAAGCTGGATGGTCTGCGCGGAGTCCCGGTGATCAACATCCACCTCTGGTTCGATCGCAAACTCACCGACATCGACCATCTCCTGTTCAGCCGTTCCGACCTGCTCAGTGTCTATGCCGACATGAGCAACACCTGCCGTGAGTACGAGGATCCGAACCGCTCGATGCTGGAGCTGGTCTTTGCCCCGGCCAAGGACTGGATCGGTCGCAGCGACGACGCCATCATCGAAGCCACCATGGGTGAACTCCGCAAGCTCTTCCCCAATCATTTCGAAGGGCCGGACCCCGCCCTGCTGAGGAAGGCGAAGGTGGTGAAGACCCCTCTTTCCGTCTACAAGACCACTCCGGGCTGCCAGCAGCTGCGTCCATCTCAGGCCACGCCGATCCGGAACTTCTTCCTGGCCGGCGACTACACCATGCAGCGCTATCTGGCCTCGATGGAGGGAGCCGTGCTCAGCGGCAAGCTCTGTGCCGCCACCGTCGATGGCAGCCGAGCAGGAGTTCAACCCGGTGCTGCAGTGGCTGCTGAAGGAGCCGATCGACCGGTGGTCTCGGGCGGCGTCGCCGCCTGACGCCGGGATGGCCCTCTCGATCACCCGGCCTGTCCTCGGCTCTCTCCCCGACCTCGATGCGGCCTTCGAAGCCTGCCGGCGGGAGACTGAGCGGTGGGCCAAAACCTTCTACCTCGGCACCCTGCTGATGCCGCCGGCCAAGCGGCGCGCCATCTGGGCCATCTACGTCTGGTGCCGCCGGACCGACGAACTCATGGACAGTCCCGAGGCCGAAGCGCTGCCAGGCGACGCCCTGGCCCGGCGCCTGGATTCCTGGGAGGAGCACACGCGCGCCCTCTTCGGCGGCCAGGTGCGGACCGCACTCGATCTGGTGCTGGCTGACACGATCGAGCGCTTTTCTCAGCCGATCCAGCCCTACCTCGACATGATCGAGGGGCAGCGGATGGATCTCACCCAGCACCGCTATGCCACGTTCGACCAGCTCCAGCTCTATTGCTATCGGGTCGCCGGCACTGTCGGCCTGATGAGCCAGGAGGTGATGGGCGTCGATCCGGCCTACACCTCGGCGCCCTGGAGCGCCGCTCCTGACCCGAGCGAAGCCGCCGTGGCGCTCGGGATCGCCAATCAGCTCACCAACATCCTGCGGGATGTGGGAGAGGACCGTGCCCGGGGCCGCATCTATCTGCCCCAGGAGGATCTCGAACGGTTCGACT
It encodes the following:
- a CDS encoding phytoene synthase — translated: MALSITRPVLGSLPDLDAAFEACRRETERWAKTFYLGTLLMPPAKRRAIWAIYVWCRRTDELMDSPEAEALPGDALARRLDSWEEHTRALFGGQVRTALDLVLADTIERFSQPIQPYLDMIEGQRMDLTQHRYATFDQLQLYCYRVAGTVGLMSQEVMGVDPAYTSAPWSAAPDPSEAAVALGIANQLTNILRDVGEDRARGRIYLPQEDLERFDYSEADLMAGSLNERWTALMRFQLQRARDWFARSEAGVRWLSADARWPVWASLRLYRGILDRIEALDYDVFNKRAYVPRARKLLDLPFSYLVSQMR